attttatttggtttcTTCTGTACCATATCGATTCCATAATGGCTCCTATCAGATTTGATGAGAATGGTGTGAGTAGTTTTCCGAGAACTTTTTCGCTCCATGGACCGTGGTAAGTGTTGTTAGAGTCTTTACAGACCTTTTGATAGATTGAGTCGATATCCTGTTTTATTGATTTGCATTCGAAGAAGATGTGCATAGACCACTCTTCTTCTTTACATGAGTGGCAATTCTCCCCATGGTGTTTTGGAAGTGCCTTGAGTAGATACCTCCATGCTAAGTCTCTTCCTTTGATAGTTGTTATTGATCTGGCTTCTCTAAATGGTAGAGTTGGGTGATTAATGTTCTTTTGAATCAGTTTTTGACCTGTTGTTGGCTGGTGTTTGTTCCATCCCTTGTATTTTATATCCATCATGTTTCTATAGATTACTTTTTGTTTTAGTATTTGGGTTTTGTAGATaatgaatttt
This region of Dictyostelium discoideum AX4 chromosome 3 chromosome, whole genome shotgun sequence genomic DNA includes:
- a CDS encoding hypothetical protein (Group-specific antigen), producing MMDIKYKGWNKHQPTTGQKLIQKNINHPTLPFREARSITTIKGRDLAWRYLLKALPKHHGENCHSCKEEEWSMHIFFECKSIKQDIDSIYQKWSN